The following are encoded together in the Malaya genurostris strain Urasoe2022 chromosome 3, Malgen_1.1, whole genome shotgun sequence genome:
- the LOC131434017 gene encoding uncharacterized protein LOC131434017 translates to MDTTNGFHLLLEAALMLKEEQVDADFSNPSVALYEEIENCSVTENPSFMDIISSTPLHNRSIIKPKLESRKPNNMSLMVQITENILLRTPRSECSSSLLVRTADEEYIRTIRAKTTPTFQHLSRDVWNSTNFSTQSTTKQKQNASHFYDSFGSSSCGNRTGLRKHRVFRNDSVRTARSDRTLDDPSNRILKHRALRNSCERHFLKQRSNEKIRSTVMKTSHTSNRKTPVISNGHSSCASIIEEDQFQCCNHSSHSDSDGSEGDVDTGNAEMLNNFSIFEYFEPYHNETLIIEDDGTDAESDELDVDNFDKPIREPKDDNLTRKELRERGMEYTNCSGRKVPARTTKESCRCARLNCSSKYTKEIREKLLYNLLRLKSSGQNQFLSSHIHVKYAATHRVGVWKFCIHVV, encoded by the exons ATGGATACCACCAATGGGTTCCATTTACTGCTTG aagcgGCACTAATGCTTAAGGAAGAGCAAGTAGACGCGGATTTCAGTAATCCGTCAGTGGCGCTATATGAGGAGATCGAAAATTGCTCTGTAACGGAGAATCCATCTTTCATGGATATTATTTCGTCTACCCCGTTACATAACAGATCTATAATTAAACCGAAGCTTGAAAGTAGAAAACCTAACAATATGTCACTGATGGTTCAAATCACAGAAAACATATTACTTCGTACTCCTCGCAGCGAATGTAGCTCTAGTCTACTTGTTCGGACCGCCGACGAGGAATACATTCGTACTATCAGAGCGAAGACGACACCCACATTCCAGCATCTTTCCCGCGATGTTTGGAATAGTACAAATTTTTCTACTCAATccacaacaaaacaaaaacagaatGCATCACATTTCTACGATAGCTTCGGATCATCATCATGTGGCAACCGTACTGGATTAAGGAAACACCGCGTTTTTCGGAACGATTCAGTACGTACGGCAAGAAGCGATCGCACTCTTGATGATCCATCAAACCGTATTTTGAAACATCGGGCATTGAGAAATTCTTGTGAGCGCCATTTTTTAAAACAACGTAGTAATGAAAAAATACGTTCTACCGTTATGAAAACATCACACACATCCAATAGAAAAACACCGGTGATATCTAACG GTCATTCGTCATGTGCTTCAATCATTGAAGAAGACCAATTTCAATGCTGCAATCATAGTTCTCACTCTGATTCTGATGGTAGTGAAGGCGATGTCGATACGGGAAATGCTGAAAtgttaaataatttttctatttttgaatatttcgaaCCTTATCATAACGAAACTCTAATTATTGAGGATGATGGTACGGATGCAGAATCTG ACGAATTGGATGTTGATAACTTCGACAAACCTATTCGAGAACCAAAAGACGACAATTTAACCAGGAAAGAACTGAGGGAACGGGGAATGGAATACACAAATTGCAGCGGCAGAAAAGTACCTGCTCGAACAACCAAAGAGTCATGCAGATGTGCTAGATTGAATTGTAGTTCTAAATACACAAAGGAAATACGAGAAAAACTACTATACAATTTATTACGACTCAAATCTTCCGGACAAAATCAGTTCCTGAGTTCGCATATTCATGTAAAATATGCAGCCACGCATCGAGTAGGTGTTTGGAAATTTTGCATTCATGTAGTATAA